The following DNA comes from Strix uralensis isolate ZFMK-TIS-50842 chromosome 28, bStrUra1, whole genome shotgun sequence.
ccatgTTTATTTACTTTGCCTGGGGAGAGCAGACCCATCCAATTACAGCTAAATAAATATTGCAGAGCCACTACCCAGCCAGGAgcctcagatttaaaaaaaaaaaacaaaaaaaaccaaacagaatcaACACAAAGCAGTGATGCTGTCTGTTGCATTCTCAGAAGCTTCTGTACCCAGGAGCCCGCTGCCAGCCGAGCCAGCAGCTCCGTTTTCCTCGGTCCAGCTGATTTCCAGGCAAGTGGCAGGGTGAGGAGGTCACTCAGGCCAGATCTGGTGGATGAAGTTCAGTGTTCGAGGGCAGACGAGGCAGCTCTGCAGTGTCTGACCACGCGGTCAGCTTTCCTTGCAGGCCTTAAACCCAGCTAACCCACCTCCGCAGACCCTCAAGCTCGGCTCATCTCCCTCAGGACTCGAGAGGGAGGTGCGGAAACACTGCGCTTGAGTTGTCTTCCGTGTGTTTTCTCTTGTCCCTTTTGTCACTTGTCATAGCTAGTGGGTGAAGTTAGATCTGTGGAGAATTTCGCCTGCTTTCGCTGGCGGCACAGGTCGGTTTTGCGTGCGGGAGGACCAGTTTGCAGGaaagctgctggagcagcagggtGGGCCGGTGTGTTAGCGCTGGAAGTTTTCCAGACTCTTTCCGTTGCGTGGCGCGGTCGTTGCCGATGTCTAACCGCATCGTTGCGTGTCCCTGAGGTGGCTGGAGTCGCCCATTTCCCCGGTGGGGCCGGTGGTCCCATCCTGGTCAGACGGCCAGCCGTCAGCCCTCGCTCCGTGCCCTCCCCGCTCAAGGCCCTTCATTTCGGAGCGGTCCGTGCCGCGCTGGCGGTGGCCGTGACGCGCCGTCGTCGCTGATGAGCGCGGGGGACGCCGTGGTGCGTCTTTTGATGTCCCTGTACCGGTGAGACGCGGCGGTGCGGGCTGCAGAGGGACGGAGCAAGTCACAGCCCTGGGCAGCCGCAGGGGCCAACCATGGGCCACTTGGGTTGGGGTCTTTCTGGCCAGTGTTGTCTCCAACCAGCAGCGGGTCTCCAGGCtttttccccatccctggagcacGTCTGAGCCCAGTGATTAGATTGAAGCagttgaaggagctgggactgttcagtgtgaggaggagaaggtgaggggagacctcatcactctctacagctccctgaaaggacgttgtggagaggttggtgctggtctctgctcccagggaattagtgacagaacgagagggaacggctttaaactgcaacaggggaggttcagactggacaggagggaaaaatgtttcccagaaagagtggtcagagagtggaataggctgcccagggagggggtggagtccccacccctgggggtgtttaagggccgtttggatgagctgtggggggatgtggggtaggggagaactttgtagaggcgggctgagggttggactcgatgatcccgaggggcttctccaacctgaatgattctgggatttcAGTGAAGTCTCTCTCCCCTCTATTGCTCTCTGGGCTGTGGCTACTGTAGATGCAGCTGGGGAGCCAACTCAGATGGGGTAGCCACCACGACGCAACCTCTGCCGTTGCCTTAGAGCACAGAGGGCTTCGTTTCACAAAGCCTAAAGGATTTTAGCTGCTCCTGGGGTGGGATGGAGCTGGAGATGCCAGAGACAAGCAAGAGCTTGCCTCGAGCTGGGCTGCCGAGAGCAACGTGAGCTCAGTGTGGTAGGATGGGGCAAGACGGACCATTGCTTGGGTAAGGAAGAACCAGGACATCCTGTCCCAACGGGAGGGGACTTTTTGTGGGAGAAAATCAGACGCTGAAGGGAGAGAGGGACTTCCTTGGGGGATCTGAGCGGTCTAGGAGGGGAGCGATGCTGCCAGTGCCAGAGTTTGGCTGTTGCAGTTTCCTTGCCCAGGCTGTGACAGCACTGGGGTTTGTTTGGGGGGCCCCGTGCCAGAGAGTGGACAAAGCCAGGTCTTTCTATTCAGTCTGAAAGCCTGTGACTCCTGGgattagctctatcccagccgaaaccaggacaccacgGCAGCCTGGGGCGGGCACCGCGTCCCCACGACCACTGACCACGCTCTTCCCTTCTCCGCAGTGACCACCACCAGCCCCATGAAGACGCTCTACGTCATGTCGGATGCCAAGCTCTCCGCGCTTACCAAATCTGTGATGGGTGAGGCTACCTCTGTCCCCCTCAAACTACCGGGCatccagccttcctcctcctcacccgCCAGCTCTCCCACTGGCGCCGTCACCTTCGCCACCTCCCCCTtggccagcacccccagccctcccagcagcctgGTACACTCCAAGGTGGGACCTGTCCTGCAAACTGCTTCCAAGACGGTCATCCTGACCTCGACGCTGGCCACGGTGAAGGGCGATGGACCCCTGGGACACATCGGGGAGAAGGTCAGCCTGACCAAGAGCGCCGCGGCCCTCGGCCACGCTCTGGGGGCAGTGGAGACCTTGGGGAGGGTTCCCTCCATGGTGGACGACGGCAGCACCATCATCCACGCCAGGGAGACTCTGGCCAACAGACACTTGCTGCCCCAGGGTGTGCTGCCCGGAGGGGCCGGCACCACGCTCATCACGCTGGGCAGCAGCTTGGCAAGTTCCTCCATCATCGCCACGGCGGGGCCCACGCTCAGCCAGAAGCCGTAGGGACCCCTGGGACCCCTCCCCGGGCACTTTGTGAGGGCTGAGCTTGGCTGcgggctgggagaggagcagcacaggggggctgGTTCAGGCTGGAGCAAACTGGGAGGgatgtttttctgggttttgttgctgtttaataaaactttttgttgttctttactGACTTCATTGCACATGTCCCTTCCAAAAGCAGCTTTGGTTGCAGCCCAGCCCTTGACCGCTTTTGTCGAGGGATGATTTCCCTTGTGTGGAGGGACAAAGCAGCTttgtgcaggcagggaaggattCATGCTGCGCAGCAACCAGGGCAGCTCCTCCTGCCTGTACCTCTGCCGCTACCTCCCTCCTCTGGGTAGAAGTTTCAGCTGATTCTTCtaactattaaaaatattaactataaaaaaggccattgaatgactcgagcgtgtgcagagaagggcaacggagctggtgcagggtctggagcacaggtctgatggggagcggctgagggaactgggggggtttagtctggagaagaggaggctgaggggagacctcctggccctctgcaactccctgaaaggagggtgcagagaggggggatgagtctcttgagccaaggaaccagcgccaggccaagagggaatggcctcaagctgcgccagggcagggtcagactggctcttaggaaggatttctttgcagaaggggttgttgggcgttggaatgggctgcccagggcagggggggagtccccatccctggaggggttgaagagtcgggttgagccagcgctgagggatctggtggagttgggaacggtcagtgtgaggttcatggtgggactggaggagcttcaagggcttttccaatcgaggtgattctgtgattctattagGAATATTCATACATGCTGAAAAAAACTTAACTTTCATCTGCCCTGaacctttctggttttgtttgcgTGGCTGCCCAGGCAGCTTGTGCTTGAAATGAGGGAAGCAGCAGAAGGGGCGCCACAAAGGTGCTGAGCCACAGAACTGGTGCtgagaggaggaggtgaagaTGAGTTCGGCACTGTCGAGGGTGGTTTGCCAGGGCTCAGGACaagtgtcaccccccccccccgttgttGTCACCGGGCTTTGGGGGGATCTTTTTGTGGTTATCGGGGATAATCCCCCCGCTCTGTAGGTCTCCATCCCGTGCTGCAGCCGTGCTGAGCCCCACCCTCGCTTCCCCGGAGGGACGTGATGCGACATTTACCCGCTGAGATGCTTTCGGGGAGCGCGACTCTTGGCAGGGGGAGACCCGTGGTGCCGGGGCGGCCCCATGCTCCCCCCGAGGGCTGGCACGTTTCCGAAATCTCCGCTCACTTCCTCATCCTGCCAGCTCGTGAGAAGATCCCATTTTTGGCTCAGCTTGGCCGGGACAGCGcacaccacagcagcagcagtgtgtttGTTACGGGGAGCCTGAAAACGGAGCAGGAAAATCATAATTTTCCCCTTTGATGGCTGTACTTGCTCGCTGTGAGAACGGGGAGGTGCCGCGAGTCCCTTCCCACCCCTCCTGGGCCGTACACACGCCGCTCCAGATGCCATCTGGCTTTTTGGGACTGTCCCGCTTTGCCTTCGTAGCCTCTCGCACACCGGACTTTGCGCCGCCGCGATGGTGAGTCTTGAGGAGGCTGAGCTTTGCCAGCACCCCACaccctttcttcccttctccctggggTTTTGTGGAGGAAAATCTGGCCAGATTTTACTTTGCCAGCAATCCGGGTCCAGCCCAGGCAGAGTTTCCTGCAGGGAAGGTTGTGGGGTGACTGTGAACCCCAAGGCTGAGCATTGGGGAGCCACCGGACACGGCACCTTCTCCCTGAGCTGACAGCGATGGGATGAACTTAAGCTCTGCTTTAGCATCCGCGTGATGACATATCTTCTAAAAACGAGGGTCTGCTGTTGACTTGTGGCATTTTTAAGCAGCTCAACTCTCTTTTCCAGGCTTGAAGTCGCCATTTCTCTGCTGCAATAACAACAATAAGGCTGAGACGCCCTCAGGGACGCGGCACCGCCAGTGCCCTCACTCCCAGGTGTGGAAGCAGCTTTCTGTGGGAAGACCCGAGCTCCGTGGCCACGTCCTCGCTCACCAAGTGGGGTTAACGGTGCGTGTTTTGGCAGTGAAGCTCTTGAGGGGCAGCCGGGGCTGCCTGCGGCGCGTGTGATGCTTTTCCCACAGCCGGGTTGGCGGTTGGGTCCGTGATGCTGCTTTTCTCGATGAGTCTCATGCTAAAATGGAGTGACCAGTGCTGCCTGGGGCTAATTCTTTTCCAATTTCTATCCCAAAGCTTTCCCTTTCCATGGATACAGAGGAAGTGGTCCTTAAAAGCCGACTTACTGCTCCTGCTCCACCGTAACCTTCTTTAGGGACGAGCAAGTGCCACCATCACTCTGCTCCTTCTGCTTCCACGGCTCGTGCTGGGGTGCCTGGGGCGACGGTGAGCGGATGCGCTTGTGGGGAGCAGCTGGCACGAGGAAAGCGAGTCCTGCGGCTCCCATGAAACCTTTGGGTCCTTTGCAACGGCTCGACAGGAGCTCCCGGAGGCAAAAAGGCACCTGGAGATGTTGCTGGGCTGGTTTGTACTTGGCTGCTCCGCAAACCCGATGCAGAAAAGCACTTCCTCCCCGCCAAAGGATCGGGGTGGCCCCGGAGGTAGGTCTCAGCCCATCCCCACGGCATCAGGAAACACCTCTGGGGCTCCGTCCTTAGGGTGAGGatccccccaaaccctgccccGATCCCAGAAATCAAGGACACCCCAAACACCGCCAGCttgggaccatccagccagttttatTTCGGGCGCTGCCTCCGCCGCTGCGGCTGTCGGAAGTGCGGAGCAGCACCCAGCGGAGCGGCCGGCGCGCTCGCCGCAGTCCCAGacccctaaaaaaacccctccagaGCCCCAGACAGAGGCAACATAATTAAAAAACCAGAATTACATTGCGTGGCGTGAGCCAGCTGGGGAGTCACCGAGCATCCTGGGCACGGTGGGATGGGAATAACCCTCCCCTGGCTCGGCCTCCTCGCCGGGGCACGGCATCTCTAGCAAAATATAACCTCTGCAACTCGTTTTGCTCCCTcttttttatgtgtgtatgtatatatatatataatatatatatataaccttgTGATACGGGTAGTTAAAGTCACCGGCGTAACGATGTCGGATACAAAGAGCTCTAAGATCAAGAGTAAAAACGACACGGTCCGGATTGTCTCCTCTTAGTCCCTTTGCTGCAGGCTCTGAAGCGGTGACCGGCTCCAGCACGCGCCTTGTCGCCCGGTTCAAGCCACGGCGGCATCCCGACCGTCTCCCTTCTCCGCAGGGATCGAGGCCGAGCCGGAGCGGGTGGAAACGCTACAGCTTGGCATGGCGGTGAAAGGCCGGTGCGTGCGGGGAGGCGTAGGTGGGTTGGCTGTGCCATGTCGCCGCCGGGTAGAGCCGGTGTCGCAGCGAGCTCTCGTAGGAGGCCGGGTAGTGGCCTGGGCCAGTCGCCAGCGGCCGGCACAGATCGGAGGGCTGCGTGGAAGTGGCTACCAAAGGGCTGGGGAAGGCGGGGATGACGAAAGGGTTGACGGAGAGGGACGGCGCCGCCGGCACCCCTTGGGATTTGAGGTGCTCCAGCGGGTTGCCGAAGCTCACCGGGAAACGCACCATCGCTCCCTTGTAAACGTCCGGGGCTTGCGGCAGCGGCGTGGCGTAGCCGGGGCTGGCCACCACCGCTTTGGGTTTGGCCAGCCCTTGCTGGCCACCGGGCGAGCCGGCGCCCGTGTCCCTGCCGTCGGCTTCCTTGAGGAAGGGGGAGACGGCCCGTAACTTCGCGCCGGGGCCGAAAACCGTCTCCTCCTCGCGGCCGCGCTTGCCCCTGGCCGCGGCGGGGGTGAAACCGGCCCCGGGGGGCACCCAACAGGCTTTGACCGCGGCTCCGCGGCTCTCCCCGCTCCACGCCTGCCCCGCTTTGTTCCGCAGGTcttggggctgctcctgctcctcggctCGCCCCGGGAAGGCGGAAGGCGGCTCTAAAAAATCCTTCAAGCTGGAGAAATACCCCCAGAGCGGGTGACAGCTGACGGGCTTCAGCACCTCGTTGCGGTAAGCGTGGAAGCAGCCGGTGAAGACGGCGGGTGCCGGACCCCCGTCCTCCCGCCGCGGGCAGGCCTGGGTGTCTCTCCCGCCGGGGGATGCGCTGGGGACGGGTCCCACCTCGCTCCCAATGCTGGGAGCTGGATCCTGAGCTCCCGACGGTTCCGGGCTCCTCCGCTCATCCAGGTGGGGGCCAGGGACCGGCcgggggggctcggggctggGGCCAGCGTCGCTCACCGCCCGCCGGCCCTCGGGGCAGTGGAGTTTGTGGCAGTGCAAGGACTCGGCCTTGCTCACCTGGGCCAGCAGCTTCTTCTTGGCCAGCGGGGACATGATGGGGTGGTTGCCTTTGGAGTAGAAGCTGGAGAAAAGGCGCTTGTAGGTCTCGGTGTGGGGCCTGCAGGGGCCGGGACACCCCCCCGAGGGGCTCGGGGTGGGGATGGCCAGGCTGGACCCTCCTTCCGCTGCCCGGCCCCGTTCCGGGGTGTCCCTCGCTGCCTCCACGCCAGCTCCCGCCTCCGGTTTCGCCTTGTCCGGAGGCATCTGCGAGCAAAGGGGATTCGGGGTGTGGGTGCGGGGCTCTGCTGCGGCCCCCTTTCAGCATCCTGGCCCCCTCCCCACCTTTAGCTGCCCTCAAGCCCTCCGCTCGCCTCTTCCCAGTTGGCTtcacccctcctcctgcctcttccctggCTTCCCCCCAGCGAGGGACAAACCCAGGGGCTGGTGCAGGGGGTCCCGGGCTGCTCCCAAACCGGAGCCGCCTCAGCTGGGCTCTGGGGGGGCCGCGCACCTGCTCCCGGCCCTTCTCCTTCTTGGCCCTCTTGCTCTTCTCGCCCGGTTCGGTGCCCTTGGAGACCTTGTACTGCTTGCGGGGCTTGCTGGGAGGCAGCGGCTTGTCGTCCTCCCCCTTGAGATGCCGCACGTACGGGAGGACCAGCCTGCGGGGTGGGCGGCAGTGAGAACCGGCGctgggaggggaaactgaggcacggagcggGACCCCCTGGCTCAGCCCCTACCTCTCGTAGTGGCGCCGGGTGCAAGTGGCCGCGCTGGTgctgccggggctgccccccAGCTCGTCGTAGACGTTCTTCCAGAGCCGCCGTCCCGTCACCTGCAGCGGGAGAGAGGGTTCAACATCCTGGGGACCCATCCTGGCACCCAGGGCACATCCTTGGGCCCATCCCAGCACCCGGAGCCCATCCCGGCACCCAGGGCCCATCCTGGCATCCAGGGGCCATCCCAGGGGTCCAACCTGGCACCCGGGGTCATCCTGGGACCTAGGGCGCATCCCGGCACCCAGGGGGGCACACTGTGGCACCCAGAGGCCATCCTGGCATGCGGGTGTCATCCCAGGGCCCATCCTGGCACCTAGGTGCCCATCCCAGGGGCCATCCTGGCACCCAGGGCCCATCCTGACACCCAGGGGCCCATCCTGGCACCCGTCCTGGTACCCAGGGGCCATCCTGGCACCCAGGGGCCCATCCTGGGgcccctcccagcacccagggccCATCCTGACACCCAGGGGCCATCCTGACACCCAGGGGCCCATCCTGAGGCCCCTCCTGGCACCCAGGGGCCGATTCTGACACCCAGGGGCCATCCTGGCACCCATCCTGACACCCAGGGGCCATCCTGGCACGCAGGGGCCATCCTGGCACCCATCCTGGCACCCAGGGGCCCATCCTGGCACCCATCCTGGCATCCAGGGGCTACGCTGACACCCAGGGGCCCATCCTGGGGCCCCTCCTGGCATCCAGGGGCACATTCTGACACCCAGGGGCCCATCCCAGCGCCCCTCCCGGCACCCCGGGGGGCCACGCTTACCAGCTCGTAGGCTCCCAGTTTCTCCACGGCTTTGTAGATTTTCCAGAGATTAACTGGAAATAAAGAGAGGCCGAGGGTcagggggccgccgccgccacccctccccttcccagggcggggcgggggacacacacacacgtactcTGCTTGAAGCCGAGGTGAGGGATCCTCTCGATGGGCGTGTGTCGGTCCTTCATGAACTTGTAGAGGCTGACGAGGaaggcttcctcctcctctttctcaccGCCGGGTGTTGCTTCTTCTACCGGCTTCTCCCGCTCGCAGCCATCCTCCGGGCTCGCGACCTCCTGCGGGACacggcggtggggggggggggggggtgagatGGAGCttcaggggaaactgaggcagagcagaaacacccaacaccccccccctccacctccacccccccaTTCCCCAACCCGAAGGCGTTTAACGAGCTCGCGGTTCGTTAGCCGGCAGCCTGGGCCGCTGGCCAAGTTGGTCAAAGCTCTGGAACCGTGCGAGAACACGAGGAACAGCTTCCAGGAAAACAGACGGGCAGAAATTcatcctccacccccccccccccccgctccgccgccgccttTCTCAGCTAAAAATGTTTCTCGTTTGTTTGTTCTACATTTTCCGGAGTTATAAAACTTGTTGCTATTTTTGGGCAAAGCAGCTGCTCGGCTCCCatgtactttatttatttttttattttttttttttaattcttcttctttCTATTCTTTTAACCGCTTGTGACAGACGCGGTATTTTAACGGCTGAGCTATTtcgaggcttttttttttttttttttttttaaataaaaagccgctggacggcggcggcggcggggggggggtgctggCGCGGCAAAACCTAacccccccccgtccccaccgCTGCGGCAGGATCaaaaaataattagcaaaatCACATTTCTCTCCCCAAAAATGCCGTTTTGagtatttccccccccccccccccccccgcaactcCTCAGTTTGGGGAAATTCACCCTCCTCATCCTCGTTTTCACAGCAAAAGCGGCGCTCGCCCTCTGAGCACctcttgtgtgtgtgtccccccaccccccacaaaaTATGGGGGGGTTCAGCACCCTCCCCGCCCCAAAAATGTGGCACTCACCGGCGGTTTGGTGGCGGGGGGGTCTTGGGGGTCTCGTTGCtccatggaggggggggggggggggagagtggTTGGCTTTGATTTTAAGAAGGatcctgggaggaaaaaaaaaaaaaaaaagagggggaggtgggggtgagACACCCCAAATTGTTGCTTCCCCCTCCCGagaaatttaagagaaaattGGGATGATTTGGGCCACGGCGTCGCCCGCCAGGCACCGAAATCGGCCGTTCGGCCGATTTCGGTGCCTGGCGGGCGACGCCGTGGCCTAAAGCTCCTCCCTGAGTGCCCCCCCCCAACAAATTTAGGGGTCGGAACCCCCTTGACACCCcaaattccccctccctcccccccgcccacTTTTGGGGGCAAAACGTTGCAAAacgggtttaaaaaaaaaaaaaaaaaaggagtgccAGCTTGGGCAAACTGAAGaacggggtgtggggggggacacacccccctCGTCCTTTCCgtgtcccccctcacccccccccaagagacccccccccccccgccccgtttccCCCCGCCGGTCCCGGTCCCGctcacccgccgccgccgcgccatGTGACCGCGCCACGCCCCCCCTCGTCGCCTATTGGGTAACGCGGCCACGCCCCCTCCTCCTATTGGTCAGCGCAGCTGCTCGTCGTTCCCCCCCTCCCGCAGCGCAGAGCAtgctgggagttgtagtcccGCCGCCGCCTCGTAGTGGTgtgcgcacacgcgtgtgcaagggCCGCTCACGCGTGTCCCAGCGTGTTCacggcggggtgtgtgtgtgtgtgtgtgtgtgtgtgtgtgttccaaGCGCCAACACGCGTGTGAGTCCGTGGCTACCGGCTTCCACACGCATCCGCACACGCGTGTATGGGCGCTgcgggcacacgcgtgtgcacggcCACGCGTGCGCGCACGCGCCTCGATGTAtgtgggtgctgggagagggaggggggagccccccccccacgcgtgtgtgtgtgtgtgtctctgtgcgTGCAGGCACACGCGCCTGTGCGGCGGGTACCCGTGAAGCACACGCGTGTCCGTGCGCGTGCGGCCCACACGCGTgtgcccccgccccgggccgtgATTTCGCCGGTTCCCGGCACTGCGAGCGCAGCGACGGCGCTGACGTGATTTCCTCCCTTTCTGGTATCGCTGCGAAAACGCAGGAAACCGGGGAAaagcgcggcggggggggggggggggcagacgtGTGTGGGGGGGGTCAGGACGACAACACCAGgagcttttggggtgaaaagcgGCCGATTTGGGGCTCAACCACTCAAACCGGCGCGAACAAGCCGCGTCGCCTCAACGCAGGCGGCGGGTGAGCGTCGCGCCGGTAATTTGGGCGGCTGAAGGTGCCGGCCGGGCTGTAATTACGCGTTGAGCGCGATAATAATTAACGGCGGttccgcggcggcggcggcacgtTCCCAGCGCTGTCGAGAAACCGCCGGAGCGGGGCTGAGACCGGCCAAACTCATCCCacgtcccgccccgccgcgcttcTCGCCGCCTGCAGAGCCCTCGCTGTCGCTTTGAGGCTCTTTCTGCTGACCGATATCCCTCTGTTTAACCCCAATTTTTGACTTTTTAGGCCCGATTTCCCTGGTGTTGCCGGCCGGCGGGAGCGTGGCGGAGGTTGGAGCGAAGGGCCGAGCGTCACGGCCAGGAATAGCGCGGGAGCGACGCCAGGCCATGACGGCGGGTGAGTAATGGGTTGAAGTCATCCCTTCCCCAGCCCGCGCCGCCGGAAAATAACCCCCTTACATCACCCCCCGCCGGGCGGAGGGACCCCCCCGGGGTGTGCGAGAAGGGATTTGgggtggccgaggtgtccccgTGGGGTTGGGGTGGGTGCCccttttctctgtaatttttgaGATTCCCACCCGCTGGTTggttctcccccccccccccgccacctcggGCCTTGGCGCTGTGGCATGTGGCGAGTTGAGCCGGTCTCAGCTTGGCGTGGGGGTGATGAGGTGGGGTGACACGTGGCTGGTGGGGGGTGATAGGACCCCCCACGCCCCACCACGTctccccccccgggacccccccccggtACTCACCGGCTCAGGAGGCGAAGGCCGGGCGGCTCATCGGCGCGGCCGGAGGAAGAGCTCTGTGGTTTGCTGGTGTTACGGTCCCGGGGATGACGGGCTGGGGGATGAGTCATCCCCCACTCAGGGAAGTGGCGTGTGCGTGTgcgtgagtgtgagtgtgtgtttgCGTGTGCCATTGACTCTTTCGTTACCGGAACGGACGGGCTTTTTGGGGTTCTCGCCCAGCGGCAGCCCAGCACCGCGCTGAATGACTGTGCTGGACTTTCCAGCCTGAGcccccacccgccgccgccctccacacacaccaccaccaccccgggGCTGGCGGTGTGGCCGCGGTGGCACcaggggggtttggggacacggCCCCATCCCGGTGGCTGGGATGATTGGGGGGTTGCGGTCCTGGTCCCCCTCCAAGGGTGGCTTTGCTGGGCACCGTCCTGCGAACGGGGACAGTCACCGGTGTCACTGGGGCTGGGCACCATCCTGGAATGGGGAGAGTCACTGGTGTCACCGGCGCTGGGCACCATCCTGGAAGTGGGGACAAAGTCACTGGTGCCACTGGGGCCGGGCACCATCCTGGAAATGGGGACAAAGtcaccagtgtccccagtgctgggCACCATCCTGGAAACGGGGACAAAGCCACTGGTGTCCCTGGTGCTGGGCACCATCCTGGAAACGGGGACAAAGCCACTGGTGTCCCTGGTGCTGGGCACCATCCTGGAAACAGGGACAGAgccaccagtgtccccagtgctgggCACCATCCTGGAAATGGGGACAAAGTCACCGGTGCCCCCGGGGCTGGGCACTGTCCTGCAAAGGGGACGGAGCCACTGGTGtcccctggggctgggcaccATCCTGCGAATGGGGAGAGTCACTGGTGTCACCGGGGCTGGGCACTATCCTGGAAATGGGGACAAAGTCACCAGTGTACCCAGCGCTGGGCACCATCCTGGAAACAGGGACAGTCACCAGTGCCCCTGGGACTGGGCACCATCCTGCAAATGGGGACGGAgccaccagtgtccccagtgctaGGCACCGTCCTGGAAATGGGGACAAAGTCACCGGTGTCCCTGGAACTGGGCACCATCCTGGAAATGGGGACAAAGTCACTGGTGTCCCCGGGACTGGGCGCCATCCTGCAAACGGGGACGGAGCCCCCCAGCATCGCTCAGGCACTGGGTGCCACTTTCGGGGGACACTGTCCCTTGTCCCCAACTTGGGCATCCCAGTCCCATGGGACCAAAGCCACCCATAAATTGGGGATGGTGGGGGCAGGACCGAGGGCTGCTggagagcacccatgggtgctcaacCCCATAGCAGCCCCCTGAGAATCTCCCCCCTCCCTGGCCGGTTTGTGAAAgagccctgaaaaaaaaagaaaaatcccccGGTGACTCATTTTGGGccaacagcctgagaaagcagaAGCGGGGGGAGGTCAGGGGGGGCATCTGgctcctgtccccccccctccccggggctaCAAAAGGGGGTGAAGGAATCCGAGGGTGACATTAACCCTTTCATTCCAGGAACGCACCCGCCTTCTACTTAATAATAACGTGATTTAatgaaaaagggcaaaaaaacatcaacaaaaaaacccccacttgaGTTTCTATTCCCGGCTCCGGTTTCTATTCGAGCAGaatggggggagcggggggagggggggggggggcgggtctcctgcctcagtttccccttgcACAGGGTGG
Coding sequences within:
- the ARID5A gene encoding AT-rich interactive domain-containing protein 5A, with the translated sequence MEQRDPQDPPATKPPEVASPEDGCEREKPVEEATPGGEKEEEEAFLVSLYKFMKDRHTPIERIPHLGFKQINLWKIYKAVEKLGAYELVTGRRLWKNVYDELGGSPGSTSAATCTRRHYERLVLPYVRHLKGEDDKPLPPSKPRKQYKVSKGTEPGEKSKRAKKEKGREQMPPDKAKPEAGAGVEAARDTPERGRAAEGGSSLAIPTPSPSGGCPGPCRPHTETYKRLFSSFYSKGNHPIMSPLAKKKLLAQVSKAESLHCHKLHCPEGRRAVSDAGPSPEPPRPVPGPHLDERRSPEPSGAQDPAPSIGSEVGPVPSASPGGRDTQACPRREDGGPAPAVFTGCFHAYRNEVLKPVSCHPLWGYFSSLKDFLEPPSAFPGRAEEQEQPQDLRNKAGQAWSGESRGAAVKACWVPPGAGFTPAAARGKRGREEETVFGPGAKLRAVSPFLKEADGRDTGAGSPGGQQGLAKPKAVVASPGYATPLPQAPDVYKGAMVRFPVSFGNPLEHLKSQGVPAAPSLSVNPFVIPAFPSPLVATSTQPSDLCRPLATGPGHYPASYESSLRHRLYPAATWHSQPTYASPHAPAFHRHAKL